In Dromaius novaehollandiae isolate bDroNov1 chromosome 3, bDroNov1.hap1, whole genome shotgun sequence, the following are encoded in one genomic region:
- the CCDC28A gene encoding coiled-coil domain-containing protein 28A — protein sequence MEERKIKRRSPKSSTTHPAQVANSKKSSVPASKSTAFSNPAPQPTVQKTKLKRVIKEKAKPPGGEAKGAQAAPIQHSFLTDVSDVQEMERGLLSLLNDFHSGKLQAFGNECSIEQMEHVRSMQEKLARLNLELYGELEELPEDKRKLASDSNLDRLLSDLEELNSSIQKLHLADAQDIPNSATG from the exons atggaagaaaggaaaatcaagAGGAGGAGCCCCAAATCATCCACTACTCACCCTGCTCAGGTTGCTAACTCCAAGAAAAGCTCAGTGCCCGCCAGTAAAAGTACAGCCTTTTCAAATCCTGCACCGCAACCTACAGtacaaaaaacaaagttaaaacg agtaataaaagaaaaagccaaacctCCAGGAGGGGAAGCaaagggggcacaggcagcaccaATCCAGCATTCTTTTCTCACAGATGTATCAGATGTCCAAGAAATGGAAAGGGGACTTCTGAGTCTCCTGAATGACTTCCACTCTGGCAAACTTCAAGCATTTG GAAATGAATGTTCCATAGAGCAGATGGAGCATGTGCGGAGTATGCAGGAAAAGCTTGCTCGTCTCAACTTGGAGCTCTACGGGGAGCTGGAAGAACTCCCTGAAGATAAAAGAAAACTAGCCAGTGACTCCAATTTGGATAGGTTGCTATCAGAT CTGGAAGAACTGAATTCATCTAT ACAAAAACTGCATTTAGCAGATGCTCAAGATATTCCAAATAGTGCCACAGGCTGA